A window from Chryseobacterium vaccae encodes these proteins:
- a CDS encoding nucleoid-associated protein, giving the protein MFSKIIVHRVGNKINGDSLTLSQEELKLEEGMAELLENYFLGSFKSEETFHFYSDTYLVNNPVYSAVSEIFEDKAKFLWESENIAKHLFEAAENPRVQSGELFIVYFEEESDRPDKVDKIGIFKTEKRESFLKINPLEETFDIEKDQGIGLSKIDKAALIYNNHKDTGYVLSVVDNNKNGDMYYWFEDFLKVKQRDDEYFHTQEALMVYKDYITKQLPQEFEVSKADQADFLNKSINFFKEKEEFKLDDFANEVLGDEHVIESFVNFKTDYEQDMQINIAEEFPISEAAVKKTQRHFKSIIKLDKNFHIYIHGDRQKIETGEDDKGKYYRLYFDKEV; this is encoded by the coding sequence ATGTTTTCAAAAATAATAGTACACAGAGTAGGAAATAAAATCAACGGAGATTCGTTAACGCTTTCCCAGGAAGAGCTGAAGCTTGAGGAAGGAATGGCAGAACTGCTGGAAAATTACTTTTTAGGATCTTTTAAATCAGAAGAAACTTTCCACTTTTACAGCGATACCTATTTAGTCAATAACCCGGTTTACAGTGCGGTGTCTGAAATCTTTGAAGACAAAGCCAAATTTCTTTGGGAATCTGAGAATATTGCCAAACATCTTTTCGAGGCAGCGGAAAACCCTAGAGTACAGAGCGGGGAACTGTTCATTGTTTACTTTGAAGAGGAGAGCGACCGTCCGGATAAAGTGGATAAGATCGGAATCTTTAAAACAGAGAAAAGAGAATCTTTCCTGAAAATTAATCCTCTGGAAGAAACTTTCGACATTGAAAAAGACCAGGGAATCGGTCTGTCTAAAATTGATAAGGCTGCCCTGATCTACAATAATCATAAAGATACCGGATATGTACTTTCTGTGGTAGACAACAATAAAAACGGAGATATGTATTACTGGTTTGAAGACTTTCTGAAAGTAAAACAACGTGACGATGAGTATTTCCACACCCAGGAAGCCCTAATGGTCTACAAAGATTATATCACGAAACAGCTTCCGCAGGAATTTGAAGTTTCTAAAGCCGACCAGGCCGATTTCCTTAATAAATCAATTAATTTCTTTAAAGAGAAAGAAGAGTTCAAACTGGACGATTTTGCCAATGAAGTACTGGGTGATGAGCATGTAATTGAAAGTTTTGTCAACTTCAAAACAGATTACGAACAGGATATGCAGATCAATATTGCTGAAGAATTTCCAATCAGTGAAGCTGCAGTAAAAAAAACACAGCGCCATTTCAAAAGCATTATCAAACTGGACAAAAATTTCCACATCTATATCCACGGAGACCGTCAGAAAATAGAAACTGGAGAAGATGACAAAGGGAAATATTATAGACTTTACTTTGATAAAGAAGTATAA
- a CDS encoding cyclase family protein: MKTTIIDLSKPIQYNAGDPWFMRVKIKHKSHKKSHWLIRLALNLPFKLFPKNWTGWADDKIKNMGLHSTTHIDAPWHYGPEVEGKPAKTIDQIPLDWCYGDGIVIDCSHKEDFVAITVDDLKKDLDKNRITIQQGNIVLIRTDCDQLMGTPEFAEKGTGMSREATEWLIDQGVKVMGIDQWGWDLPLKYMARKAKEMNDPEFFWEAHRVGIKKEYLHMEQLTNLSALPPSGFKVCVFPLKIVGGSAAPARVVAMINP; the protein is encoded by the coding sequence ATGAAAACAACTATAATAGACCTTTCAAAACCCATTCAGTACAACGCAGGTGATCCCTGGTTTATGAGAGTGAAGATCAAACATAAGTCTCATAAAAAATCACATTGGCTGATCCGTCTGGCTTTAAACCTTCCGTTTAAGCTCTTTCCTAAAAACTGGACAGGATGGGCAGATGATAAGATAAAAAACATGGGACTTCATTCAACCACTCATATTGATGCTCCATGGCATTACGGACCCGAAGTGGAAGGAAAACCGGCTAAAACTATTGATCAGATCCCATTGGACTGGTGCTATGGCGATGGAATTGTGATCGACTGCAGCCATAAAGAGGATTTCGTTGCCATTACCGTGGACGATCTTAAAAAAGATCTCGATAAAAACAGAATTACCATTCAGCAGGGCAATATTGTCCTGATCAGAACTGACTGTGATCAACTGATGGGAACTCCGGAGTTTGCCGAAAAAGGAACCGGAATGAGCCGTGAAGCTACCGAATGGTTGATTGATCAGGGAGTCAAAGTAATGGGAATAGACCAATGGGGATGGGATCTTCCTCTAAAATACATGGCCAGAAAAGCAAAAGAAATGAACGATCCCGAATTTTTCTGGGAAGCTCATCGCGTAGGCATCAAAAAAGAATACCTTCATATGGAGCAGCTGACCAATCTTAGTGCATTGCCCCCTTCCGGATTCAAAGTCTGCGTATTTCCGTTAAAAATTGTAGGTGGATCTGCCGCTCCGGCTAGAGTAGTGGCTATGATCAATCCGTAG
- a CDS encoding fumarate reductase/succinate dehydrogenase flavoprotein subunit has product MILNSKIPEGPLEQKWAYYKKKAKLVNPANRKKLDVIVVGTGLAGSSVAASLGEMGYNVKAFCFQDSPRRAHSVAAQGGVNAAKNYKNDGDSVYRMFVDTLKGGDFRAREANVYRMAECSLNLIDQAVAQGVPFGREYGGYLNNRSFGGVQVSRTFYARGQTGQQLLLGAYQALMRQVGKGSVQLYSRHEMLDLVVIDGKARGIIVRNLDTGEIERHAAHSVILATGGYGKIYYLSTLAMGCNGSAIWRAHKKGALMASPSWIQVHPTSLPQSGDYQSKLTLMSESLRNDGRIWVPLKKDDNRQPNDIPEDERDYYLERRYPAFGNLAPRDISSRAAKERIDAGFGIGPLKNAVYLDFSKAIREQGKDKIMEKYGNLFDMYLKITGYDAYKEPMMISPSAHFSMGGLWVDYELMTTIPGLFALGEANFADHGANRLGANSLLQASVDGYFIAPYTIANYLADEIHTGKISSETPEFEAAEQAVKNQIQNFMNINGTKTVDYFHKTLGKLLYDYCGLARNEAGLKYAIEKIRKLKQEFYRDVRVSGQGDSMNSELEKAGRVADYFEIGELMCYDALTRNESCGAHFREEFQTPDGEALRNDTEYQFISAWAWTGENSEPELIKEPLVFEEIQPTVRSYK; this is encoded by the coding sequence ATGATTTTAAATTCAAAAATACCAGAAGGCCCGCTGGAACAGAAATGGGCTTATTATAAAAAGAAAGCAAAACTTGTTAACCCTGCCAATCGCAAGAAACTGGATGTCATTGTCGTGGGAACTGGTCTTGCCGGAAGTTCTGTGGCTGCATCTCTTGGTGAAATGGGTTATAATGTGAAGGCATTCTGTTTTCAGGACAGTCCGAGAAGAGCCCATTCCGTTGCAGCACAAGGTGGTGTAAACGCAGCTAAAAACTATAAAAACGATGGCGACAGTGTTTACAGAATGTTCGTTGATACTTTAAAAGGCGGCGACTTCCGAGCCCGTGAAGCCAATGTCTACCGTATGGCAGAATGTTCTTTGAATCTCATCGATCAGGCTGTTGCCCAAGGTGTTCCTTTCGGAAGGGAGTACGGTGGTTATCTTAACAACCGTTCTTTCGGAGGGGTACAGGTAAGCAGAACGTTTTATGCGAGAGGACAAACCGGACAGCAATTGCTGTTGGGAGCTTACCAGGCATTGATGAGACAAGTCGGAAAAGGAAGCGTACAACTGTATTCCAGACATGAAATGCTTGACTTAGTCGTTATTGATGGCAAAGCAAGAGGAATTATTGTACGGAATTTAGATACCGGGGAAATTGAAAGACACGCTGCCCATTCTGTCATATTAGCAACGGGAGGTTACGGCAAGATTTACTATCTGTCGACTTTAGCGATGGGATGTAACGGTTCTGCCATCTGGAGAGCCCACAAAAAAGGAGCATTAATGGCTTCACCAAGCTGGATTCAGGTGCATCCTACTTCTCTGCCACAATCCGGAGATTATCAGTCTAAATTAACGTTGATGTCTGAATCTCTCCGTAATGACGGGAGAATCTGGGTTCCTTTGAAAAAAGATGATAACAGGCAGCCTAATGATATCCCGGAGGATGAAAGAGATTATTATTTGGAACGCAGATATCCTGCTTTTGGGAATTTAGCCCCTAGAGATATTTCATCCCGTGCTGCCAAAGAAAGAATTGATGCAGGCTTCGGGATAGGACCTTTGAAAAATGCCGTTTATCTTGATTTTTCAAAAGCAATAAGGGAACAGGGAAAGGACAAGATTATGGAGAAATACGGAAATTTATTTGATATGTATCTTAAAATTACCGGATATGACGCCTATAAGGAACCGATGATGATCTCTCCTTCTGCCCACTTCTCTATGGGCGGACTTTGGGTAGATTATGAGCTGATGACTACTATTCCCGGGCTTTTTGCACTGGGAGAAGCTAATTTTGCAGATCATGGTGCGAACAGACTAGGTGCCAACTCTCTTCTTCAGGCTTCTGTGGATGGTTATTTTATTGCTCCTTACACGATTGCCAACTATCTGGCCGATGAGATTCACACCGGAAAAATTTCTTCTGAGACACCGGAATTTGAAGCTGCAGAACAGGCTGTTAAAAATCAGATCCAGAATTTTATGAATATTAACGGAACCAAAACGGTTGACTATTTTCATAAAACATTGGGAAAACTTCTGTACGATTATTGCGGACTGGCCCGAAATGAAGCAGGCCTGAAATACGCCATTGAAAAAATCAGAAAGCTGAAACAGGAATTTTACAGGGATGTAAGGGTTTCCGGACAGGGAGATAGCATGAACAGTGAGCTGGAAAAAGCCGGCCGTGTGGCGGATTATTTTGAAATCGGGGAACTGATGTGTTATGATGCCTTAACCCGTAATGAATCCTGTGGAGCCCATTTCCGGGAAGAATTTCAAACTCCGGACGGAGAAGCCCTGAGAAACGATACTGAGTACCAGTTTATCTCAGCATGGGCCTGGACAGGTGAAAACAGTGAACCTGAACTGATTAAAGAACCGCTGGTTTTTGAAGAGATCCAGCCAACGGTAAGAAGCTACAAATAA
- a CDS encoding succinate dehydrogenase/fumarate reductase iron-sulfur subunit — MDLHLKIWRQKDKQSEGKLVSYDLKGLNPHMSFLEMLDTLNEKLITEGNEPVEFDHDCREGICGQCGMMINGIAHGPLKNTTTCQLHLRSFKDGETILIEPFRAEAFPVKKDLKVDRSAFDRIISSGGFVSVNTGQAPDATAIPVTHQTAEEAFDSAACIGCGACVATCKNGSAALFTSAKITHMVLLPQGKEERNNRVMNMVAQMDSEMFGHCSNTEACEMECPQGISVLNIARMNYEYSRALFFRKK, encoded by the coding sequence ATGGATTTACATCTTAAGATATGGAGACAGAAAGACAAACAAAGTGAGGGAAAACTGGTCAGCTACGACCTTAAAGGATTAAATCCCCACATGTCTTTCCTGGAAATGCTGGATACTTTAAATGAAAAGCTGATCACTGAAGGCAATGAACCTGTAGAATTTGATCATGACTGCCGGGAAGGAATCTGTGGACAGTGCGGTATGATGATTAACGGAATCGCCCACGGTCCTTTAAAAAATACGACCACCTGCCAGCTTCATTTACGTTCTTTCAAAGACGGGGAAACGATTCTGATTGAACCTTTTCGTGCTGAAGCTTTTCCTGTAAAAAAAGATCTGAAGGTAGACCGTTCTGCTTTTGACCGGATTATTTCCTCAGGCGGATTTGTGTCTGTAAACACGGGACAGGCTCCAGACGCCACTGCCATTCCGGTTACGCACCAGACTGCTGAAGAAGCTTTTGATTCCGCGGCATGTATCGGATGTGGTGCCTGTGTAGCGACCTGTAAAAACGGAAGCGCTGCTCTTTTCACCTCAGCAAAAATCACGCATATGGTATTGCTTCCTCAAGGTAAAGAGGAAAGAAACAACCGTGTGATGAATATGGTTGCCCAGATGGACAGTGAGATGTTTGGACATTGTTCCAATACGGAAGCCTGCGAAATGGAATGTCCACAGGGAATTTCTGTCCTGAATATTGCCAGAATGAATTATGAATACAGCAGAGCTCTGTTTTTCAGGAAAAAATGA